DNA from Pseudomonadota bacterium:
TGTTACTCAATTTCTGCATCAAAGTTGGATCGGTCTCTAAAGCCTCCAGAGCTTTAAGAGTCACTTCTGGTACCATTGGTGGCAATGAATTGGAAAATAGATAAGTGCGTGAGCGCTGCCGCAACCATTCGACAACCTCATGCTTACCGCTAATATAACCACCAATGGCTCCGCCTAGGGCTTTGCCAAGCGTACCGGTTACGATATCTACCCGATCTTGTATGCCATAATAGGCAGGAGTTCCTTTGCCATCAGGTCCAATGGCGCCAACCCCATGGGCATCATCAACCACAACCAATGCGTCATATGCTTCGGCTAAGTCACAAATGTCTGGTAAATTGGCGATGATCCCATCCATGGAGAACACGCCGTCTGTTACGATTACGCGGTAGCGATGGTGTTGGGTTTTTTGCAGTTGTGCCTCTAATTCGCTCATATCATTATTGGCATAAAGATAGCGATCTGCTTTGCAAAGGCGAATCCCATCGATAAGACTGGCATGATTGAGAGCATCACTGATAATGGCATCGCTTTGCTCAAACAGCGTTTGAAACAAGCCAAGATTGGCAGCAAAGCACGATGGGAACAAAATCGTATCCTCAAGTCCTGAGAACTGGCTGAGACGTTTTTCAAGATGTTGGTGCGGGCTCTGGGTGCCGCAGATAAAGCGTACTGAAGCCAATCCGTAACCAAAGGCATCAAGCGATTGTTTGGCTTTGCTGATCACGACCGGATTTCCTGCAAGACCTAGATAATTATTGGCGCAGAAATTCAAAAGCGGGTGTAGATACCCGTGCACGGAAATTTCAGTTCCTTGCGTAGAAGTAATGGCATGCTCTTGCTTGAATAACCCTTGTTCATGTAGGGTTTGCGTTTGTTGTTTGAGATTGGATAGAAGAGATTTTTTTGACATGTGGCGCACGATTTGTTCGAGTCTTGCAATCATGGTAGTAATATCTCCATTAAGAATGCTTTAAGGGAGAAAATGAGATGGATTCACAAGCACTCAACCCAGCAAATGGTCAGCCAACTGATGAATACGAGGGACATTCTCTTTTTGAAATTGAAGAAACCCTTAAAAATATGGAAAGTGCCTTTGCGGATTGGAAACGCACTGAGGTCTCTAATCGAGCTAAATTTATACTGAAGTTGGCTAAGTATCTCCGCGAAAATGTTGAGGCACACGCAATTCTCATAACCACGGAGATGGGTAAGCCCATCAGACAAAGCCGTGCTGAGATCGAAAAATGTGCAGTCTTATGTGAATACTATGCAAAACAAGCAGAGGGGTTTTTGCAACCCGAAATTATCACAACGGGAGTTCAGAAAAACTATGTGACTTATAACCCTTTAGGCATCATCCTTGGCATCATGCCGTGGAATTTCCCGTTCTGGCAGGTGTTTCGATTCGCCATTCCTACCTTAATGGCTGGCAATGCTGTGGCCGTAAAGCACGCCCTTAATGTCACAGGATGCGCTTATGCTCTTGAAAAAATCTTCCATGCAGCAGGGTTTCCTAAAGACCTCTATCGCACCTTTGTGATTGATCACAAGCAAACCGCTAAGCTCATGGAGTACCACTCAATTAAAGCCATTAGCTTTACAGGAAGTGTTACGGCCGGTGCGCGTGTTGCCAAAAAAGCTGGGGCTATGATCAAGAGGACGGTGCTTGAGCTGGGTGGCAGCGATCCCTACATTATTTTAGAAGACGCTGATGTTGAACATGCTGCAAAGACTTGCGTTGCCAGTCGTTTGGTCAATACAGGGCAAAGTTGTGTGGCGGCCAAACGTTTTATTGTAGTGCAACAACACGAAAAACAATTTACCGATATGGTTGTAGATCTGATGCGCCAGGCCAAATATGGCGATCCCATGGATGAATCGAATGATCTGGGTCCGTTGGCTCGTTTTGATTTGCGCAAAGAGTTTCATAATTATGTGAACTCAATTGCTAGCCAGGGAGGCAAACTTGTCCTTGGAGGTAAAATGCCAGAAGGTGAGGGGGCTTTTTACCCCCCAACAGTCTTAACCAACGTTAAACGCAAAAACCCCGCAGCTGGCAACGAATTATTTGGTCCAGCTGCTGCTATCTATAAAGCCCGTGATGAGGACGAAGCGATTGCAATTGCCAATGATTCTTGGTACGGGCTAGGGGCAGCGGTCTTTACTCAAGACATCGAACGCGGTGAACGAATTGCAGCCAATGAAATCCAGGCCGGCTTTTGCGTCGTCAACGGCATGGTGCAATCTGATCCACGTCTACCTTTTGGAGGGGTCAAAGATAGTGGTTATGGACGCGAACTCTCTCATTTTGGTTTGAAAGAGTTCACGAATGTAAAGACGGTTGTGGTGCGGTGAAGTGGATTTTGTTTCTTCTAAGGAACCTGAGTTTTGGATAAGAAGTGCTTTGATCCATCTTGGCCGTATACGCTCAAAGTGCTCATTTATCCGTGTAAACTGCGAGCTGGTAGCTATCATTAAACTAGAGGTTTTCATTTCTCGCAGGCATAGGATAAAACTATTCCTTACCATCAACCATCATATTCCGCGTTGCTTCTGGCAGACGTACCGTCAAACCATCCAACTCAGGTTTTATGATAATTTGACAGCCTAAGCGAGAAGTGTGCGTTAAAGCAAAAGCTAAATCCAACATATCTTCTTCGTCTTCCGTTGGTTCACTCAATTTGGCAAACCATTCAGGATCAACAACAACGTGACATGTTGAACAGGCAAGGGATCCCTCACAGGCCCCTTCCAAATCTATATTGTTGTTGTGAGCAATCTCCAACACCGAAAGCCCCACAGGAGCTTCAACCTCTTTTCGAGTTCCATCTGGCTCTATAAAAATCATTTTTGGCATTTATTCAATTCCTCATTCACTCTAAAAATTCAGCTGCATTATAATCATGGACGACATTGTAACATAAAGAAACACAAGCATTTTGAGAAAATCACTGTTTACTATCAGGACTCTTTGTGCCCTCCTGCCTCAGCAAAGTCAACATATCTTCCTCTGACAACCCATAGGAAGGCTTAACGGTAATCATCTGTTGAATTCCAGTTGTTTTCTCATGCGCACTCACTTGTAGTAAACCATCTGCATCTAAGATAAAAGTCACTGCAATGCGCGCTCGACCAGCCGGCAGCGACGGAATGTTTTCGAGAATAAATTCCGCCAACGACCGACAATTACTCACTTTTTCTCCTTCACCTTGCAACACGTGAATTTTCATCTGTGTTTGACCGTCTTGATAGGTGGTAAATTCCTGTGATTGGCTTGCAGGAATTGGACTGTTGCGATAGATAATCTTTTCAACAACTTCTCCCATTGTCTCAAGCCCCAGCGACAAAGGAGTTACATCCAACAATAAGGACGTCGATCCATAAGACAGAGCTTTTGCTTGCAGCCCCGCCCCCAAGACAACGGCCCGATCTGGATCTATGTCACAAAGGCCGTTTTGCCCGAAGAATTCCCGAACTTTTTGTCGCACCAGGGGCATTCGTGTCGCTCCTCCAACGAGTACGACTCCTTTGATTTCAGAGATCTCCAGCTCCGCATCTTGAAAAACCTTGCGACAAATCTGAATTGTGCTCTCTGCAAGTGGTTCACATAACAAATCAAGCTGAAAACGGTGCAATTGATGTTCAGAGCGGCAGCCCTGATAATCAAGAACCCAGCAACCAGAAGACTTTGTGGTTAACTGTTCTTTTATCTGACGCATCAACATGAGAGCAGATTTGCGATCCAATTCCGAAAAAGCTAGTTTGCCTAATTGTTGCTCTCGCTCGATGAGCAAGAATTCTAGCAAAACTGCATCAAAGTCATCGCCGCCAAGGTGTGTATCACCGCCGGTGGCCAATACCCTAAATACTTCCTTATGCAAACTCAGCAAGGATAAATCAAATGTCCCGCCGCCCAAGTCATAAATGGCATAAATCCCTTCAGCATTCTTCTCAAGACCGTAGGCAAGTGCTGCTGCTGTTGGCTCATTCACCAACCTTAAAACCTCTAAACCTGCCAATCGTGCTGCATCACGTGTGGCAGAGCGAGCTCTTTCATCAAAATACGCCGGGACTGTAATCACAGCTTGCCGGATTTCCTTTTGCAGGGTTGTCTCAGCTTGCTGCTTAAGATAGCGCAAAATATCAGTTGCAACTTCAAGAGGAGTGACTTGATGACCTCCAAACTCAAGTTGTTTTTGAGCTGCTTGCAACAGACGTTTTGTTGAAACGGCAACTCTGGATGGCTCTTGCAAAAAAATATCTCGGGCTTTTTTGCCAACGCAGACCCCTTCTGCTCCGTAGGCCACCAATGATGGGACGAGTTCGCTCTGAGAACCTTCCAGTTGTAAAACTTTTACGCCTGTTTCGTCAGCGATAGACACGAGAGAATGGGTTGTTCCTAAATCAATGCCGACAACTGCGGTTGTGCTTTCAAAGGTAACTTCATCTGGCTCAGTGATTTGCAATAAGTGCGACATTTTAAGTTCCCCTGACAAGGGCTAATTTTTCAGTAGTTTTTTGCAACATCTTTTGCCAATAACGAACACGAATGAGCTGTTCTTGTGCCTTGCTCCAGTTTTCGGCGAGACATTTCTGTCTCAGGGTATTCCAGGCATCACTACAGAATGCGACAACTTCACCATTCAAGCTCTCGAGATCAGCAAGCGATTCAGAAGTTTCAAGTGCTTCACGTACTTCCATAAGCTGCATTAATAATTTGTTCGGCGCTTGTTCGTCCCGGCATGCCTCGACACCAAGTCGTGCAGCAAGTAGTGCTTCTGCCCTGGTCAAACGATCTTTGAGTATGTTATACGCCCGATTGATATTGGCCGTTTGTTGCGTAGCATAGAGTTGTTCAGTTGCAGAGGCCTTGATAAAATGGTCCGGGTGTAACTGCTGTTGTCGTTCTAGATAATTTTTCTCTAACACTTTCTCGTCAATATCTAAAGACACTGGAATTCCCATTACTTGAAAAGCCGAACACGGCTGCACTGACTGGACAGAATGACAATTCGGACACAAAAAAACCCAAATTTTGCCATCCCACCCACAGGACCAACAAGCAATATTCTTAAACATGGAACGACTCACCACAACCACAACGGCCCTTTTCATTTGGATTAAGAAACGTAAAACCAGACTGCAAAGCTTCTTCCCTGTAATCCATTTCTGTTCCAAGCAAAAACATCACGGCTTTAGGGTCGATAAATATTTTTACCCCATGCTGCTGCACAATCTCATCTCCTTCCTGTGGAGCATCAGTATATTCCAATTTGTAAGCCATACCGGCACACCCTTTGACTTTTAAACTAATGCGTACCCCAGCAGCTGGCTTTGTGCGCTTTGCAAGTAATAATTTTATTTGCTCTGCGGCAGCAGCAGTGATAGTTAAAATAGCTGGCCGTTTTGACTCAACTGGTTTCATGTGTTCTCACCGACTATCTCGCTTAGCCTGATAATCCTTAATTGCCGAACGAATTGCATCTTCCGCCAACACCGAGCAGTGAATTTTAACAGGCGGAAGGGCTAGATGCTGAACAATATCTGTGTTTTTAATTTCCAGAGCCTCTTGAATTGTCTTGCCCTTGACCCATTCAGATGCCAACGAACTTGAGGCAATAGCTGAGCCACAACCAAATGTTTTAAACTTTACATCCTCAATAACGTCATCCTTCACTTTAATTTGTAGTTTCATAACATCACCACAAGCTGGGGCTCCTACCAGGCCTGTGCCAACATTTTTATCTTTTTTATCAAGCGACCCCACATTTCTAGGGTTTTCTAGATGGTCAATTACTCTATTGCTATATGCCATAGTCTCCTCCTTTAATCTGTACTCAAGCTGCTGCCCATTGAATTGATTTAATATCGACTCCTTCCTGGGCCATTTCCCACAAAGGGCTCATAGCACGCAGGCGCTCAACCGCATCAACAATGCGATTTGTTGCATAATCCACTTCCTTTTCGGTTGTAAACCGCCCCAATCCAACACGCAAAGAGGTATGGGCTAGTTCTTCTGCAATACCCAACGCTCTTAAAACATAAGAGGGCTCTAGTGAAGCAGACGTACATGCAGATCCTGAAGAAACCGCTAAATCTTTTATGAGCCCCATCAAGCCTTCACCCTCAACATAAGCAAAACTGATATTGATATTACCGGGAACACGCTGCTCTTTGTCACCATTGAGGTAGACTTCTGAAAGTCTGCTAAAGATTACTTCACAAAATTTCTGATTCAAACCGAGCAATCGCTCATTTTCTGAAACCATTTCGTTTTGGGCAATAGCACAAGCCTCTCCAAAACCGACACACAAGGGGGTGGGAATCGTTCCAGAACGCATTCCACGTTCCTGTCCCCCGCCATTGAATAAAGCAGCAAGGCGCACTCTGGGCTTACGGCGCACATAAAGGGCTCCAATTCCTTTAGGACCATACATCTTGTGCCCTGAAATACTCATTAAGTCGATATTCATCTGCTCAACATCTAGAGGGATTTTTCCCACGGCTTGGGCAGCATCTGTATGAAAAAACACTCCTTTTTCCCGGCAAATTTTCCCGATAGCCGCAAGGGGTTGAATCACCCCTATTTCGTTGTTAACGGCCATAATTGATACCATCAGCGTCTTTTCTGTGATCGCATTACGCAGATCTGCCAAATCCACCAATCCATTCTTTTGTACTGGCAAGTACGTAACTGCATAGCCCTCTCGTTCCAGGTTCCTGCAAGTATCTAACACACATTTGTGCTCTGTCACACAGGTGATGATATGCCGCTTTTGATCCTGGTAAAAATGCGCTACGCCTTTAAGGGCAAGATTATTGGCCTCTGTTGCACCAGAAGTAAAAATGATCTCTCGAGGATTAGCGCCAATAACCTGCGCCACCTGGCTCCTGGCCTTTTCAACAGCATCTTCTGCTTCCCACCCAAAGGCATGGTTTCTAGAATGCGCATTGCCATATTTTTGCCCGAAAAAAGGGAGCATCGCGTCGATGACGCGCTGATCACAGGGAGTTGTCGATTGATAATCAAGGTAAATTATATCCTGGCTCATACGGCCTCCTTACAGTGTCTTTGATAAATTTTAGTCCATACTTGAGTGAATTTTTCTATATCGGTTTGTGTTGTCTGCCATCCGAGACTTACTCGTAAAGCCTGGCTAGCCTCAGATGCTTCAACCCCCATAGCTTTTAGCACATGGGAAAACTTGGCCTTACCAGACGAACAAGCAGCACCTGCACTGACAGCAATCCCCTGAAGGTCAAAATTCATCAACTGCTTCTGACTTGCCACACCTGGCATCATGATACAAGACGTATTTGGAAGCCGCAAACAACCACGACCATAAACTTTGAGCGTTGGGCAAACTCGCTGCAATGTATCCTCTAAAGAATCACGTAACCTTGCAACATGCTGCCAATCATCACTCACAGCATCCTGGATCGCTGTTTGAAAGCCAACAATATTGGTCATACTTTCTGTTCCGGCACGCATGCCTCTTTCTTGACCTGGACCTTTCAACAAGGAAACCAAATTAAGATGCTTGCCAACAATAAGAGTACCAATCCCCTTGGGTCCGCCAATTTTATGGGCAGACAGAGCCATAGAATCAACCCCAAGTTCTTGAAAATCGATGGGCAATTTACCAAATGCCTGTACTGCATCGCAGTGCACGTAGGTCTGATAACGCTTGGCAAGAGTAACAACCTCTTGAATCGGTTGTACAACTCCCGTTTCATTGTTTGCCAACATCACTGCTATCAGCAATGGACCGGAATAGTTGCAACGCACTTCCCCAAGCTTGCGCTCAAGATATTGCAAATCAACCAATCCACCAGCAGTAACTGCAATCTGCTCTTGGGGCCCTGCAAATTCAATCACAGAGTCGTGTTCGATGGCACTTACCAAGCACTTTGCTCCTGTCTGTACCAGACCCAGAATTGCCAAGTTATTCGCTTCTGTTCCCCCTGATGTAAATACCACATTGGACTCTATCGTATTTATAGATTGAGCCACTGTCGCTCGAGCATTTTCAATCAAAGCTCTTGCTTTACGGCCTAATGCATGCACTGAAGAAGGGTTGCCAAAATGATCAAACGAGTCAAGCATGGCTTGGCGAACTTTAGGGCGCATGGGGGCAGTTGCGTTATAATCTAAATAAATCATTTAACTCTATACCACTTAACTCTACACTACAGGCAAACGTCTTTGACATACATCATCAACAGTAACAGTCTGCAAGTACTCCATTACCTGATTTTCAAGACCCTGCCATAGTTGGTGGGTAAGACATTTTTCACTGCCACCAACACAGCTTTTGTGTGAATTTGGAGCACACCTTGTTGTTTGAACGGCCTCTTCAACTGCTTGCAAAACATCTGAAATTTGTATTTGATCAGGATCTAGAGCCAGCTTGTATCCACCGGACTGCCCGCGGGTACTTTTCACCAGGCCGCAACGGCGTAACTTGGAAAATAACTGCTCCAAATATTGAATTGGAAGTTTCTGTCGATCTGCAATTTCACCTAAAGCGATTGGTGTGCTCCGACCATGAAGTGCCAAATCTACTACGGCAACAACAGCATACTTTCCCTTGGTACTCAGCTTCATAAATGCTCTCTTTCTCCTAAAACCACTCTTCCTAAAACCATTCTTCCTAAAACCATTCTGGCCTTTTCATCATGAATATGCTAGATAGTCTTGAAGCTTTTTGTTCCTCCTTAAAGTCCATTTTTGGAGGCAACGGGCTGAAAGTTGTTCTGAATTTATGATTACCTATTCTGACTAAAATAGTCAAGATTGAATTCGGTTTTTACCGAGAAGTAGGAGATATATATGCCTGAAGTTGTCATTAACGGTCCAGACGGTCGAATCGAAGCACGCTACCACCAAAGCAAGATTCCCAAGGCTCCCTTGGCCATCTTGCTCCATCCTCATCCAGAGTATGGGGGCACAATGAACAACAAAATTGTCTATGCTCTCTACCGCTGCTTTACGGACCGAGGTTGCAGTGCCATCCGTTTTAATTTTCGAGGAGTTGGTCGCTCAGAG
Protein-coding regions in this window:
- a CDS encoding cysteine desulfurase family protein — its product is MIYLDYNATAPMRPKVRQAMLDSFDHFGNPSSVHALGRKARALIENARATVAQSINTIESNVVFTSGGTEANNLAILGLVQTGAKCLVSAIEHDSVIEFAGPQEQIAVTAGGLVDLQYLERKLGEVRCNYSGPLLIAVMLANNETGVVQPIQEVVTLAKRYQTYVHCDAVQAFGKLPIDFQELGVDSMALSAHKIGGPKGIGTLIVGKHLNLVSLLKGPGQERGMRAGTESMTNIVGFQTAIQDAVSDDWQHVARLRDSLEDTLQRVCPTLKVYGRGCLRLPNTSCIMMPGVASQKQLMNFDLQGIAVSAGAACSSGKAKFSHVLKAMGVEASEASQALRVSLGWQTTQTDIEKFTQVWTKIYQRHCKEAV
- a CDS encoding IscS subfamily cysteine desulfurase; translation: MSQDIIYLDYQSTTPCDQRVIDAMLPFFGQKYGNAHSRNHAFGWEAEDAVEKARSQVAQVIGANPREIIFTSGATEANNLALKGVAHFYQDQKRHIITCVTEHKCVLDTCRNLEREGYAVTYLPVQKNGLVDLADLRNAITEKTLMVSIMAVNNEIGVIQPLAAIGKICREKGVFFHTDAAQAVGKIPLDVEQMNIDLMSISGHKMYGPKGIGALYVRRKPRVRLAALFNGGGQERGMRSGTIPTPLCVGFGEACAIAQNEMVSENERLLGLNQKFCEVIFSRLSEVYLNGDKEQRVPGNINISFAYVEGEGLMGLIKDLAVSSGSACTSASLEPSYVLRALGIAEELAHTSLRVGLGRFTTEKEVDYATNRIVDAVERLRAMSPLWEMAQEGVDIKSIQWAAA
- the hscB gene encoding Fe-S protein assembly co-chaperone HscB, which codes for MFKNIACWSCGWDGKIWVFLCPNCHSVQSVQPCSAFQVMGIPVSLDIDEKVLEKNYLERQQQLHPDHFIKASATEQLYATQQTANINRAYNILKDRLTRAEALLAARLGVEACRDEQAPNKLLMQLMEVREALETSESLADLESLNGEVVAFCSDAWNTLRQKCLAENWSKAQEQLIRVRYWQKMLQKTTEKLALVRGT
- a CDS encoding iron-sulfur cluster assembly accessory protein, with the translated sequence MKPVESKRPAILTITAAAAEQIKLLLAKRTKPAAGVRISLKVKGCAGMAYKLEYTDAPQEGDEIVQQHGVKIFIDPKAVMFLLGTEMDYREEALQSGFTFLNPNEKGRCGCGESFHV
- a CDS encoding ferredoxin family 2Fe-2S iron-sulfur cluster binding protein; protein product: MPKMIFIEPDGTRKEVEAPVGLSVLEIAHNNNIDLEGACEGSLACSTCHVVVDPEWFAKLSEPTEDEEDMLDLAFALTHTSRLGCQIIIKPELDGLTVRLPEATRNMMVDGKE
- the iscU gene encoding Fe-S cluster assembly scaffold IscU; this translates as MAYSNRVIDHLENPRNVGSLDKKDKNVGTGLVGAPACGDVMKLQIKVKDDVIEDVKFKTFGCGSAIASSSLASEWVKGKTIQEALEIKNTDIVQHLALPPVKIHCSVLAEDAIRSAIKDYQAKRDSR
- a CDS encoding NAD-dependent succinate-semialdehyde dehydrogenase — its product is MDSQALNPANGQPTDEYEGHSLFEIEETLKNMESAFADWKRTEVSNRAKFILKLAKYLRENVEAHAILITTEMGKPIRQSRAEIEKCAVLCEYYAKQAEGFLQPEIITTGVQKNYVTYNPLGIILGIMPWNFPFWQVFRFAIPTLMAGNAVAVKHALNVTGCAYALEKIFHAAGFPKDLYRTFVIDHKQTAKLMEYHSIKAISFTGSVTAGARVAKKAGAMIKRTVLELGGSDPYIILEDADVEHAAKTCVASRLVNTGQSCVAAKRFIVVQQHEKQFTDMVVDLMRQAKYGDPMDESNDLGPLARFDLRKEFHNYVNSIASQGGKLVLGGKMPEGEGAFYPPTVLTNVKRKNPAAGNELFGPAAAIYKARDEDEAIAIANDSWYGLGAAVFTQDIERGERIAANEIQAGFCVVNGMVQSDPRLPFGGVKDSGYGRELSHFGLKEFTNVKTVVVR
- a CDS encoding Hsp70 family protein encodes the protein MSHLLQITEPDEVTFESTTAVVGIDLGTTHSLVSIADETGVKVLQLEGSQSELVPSLVAYGAEGVCVGKKARDIFLQEPSRVAVSTKRLLQAAQKQLEFGGHQVTPLEVATDILRYLKQQAETTLQKEIRQAVITVPAYFDERARSATRDAARLAGLEVLRLVNEPTAAALAYGLEKNAEGIYAIYDLGGGTFDLSLLSLHKEVFRVLATGGDTHLGGDDFDAVLLEFLLIEREQQLGKLAFSELDRKSALMLMRQIKEQLTTKSSGCWVLDYQGCRSEHQLHRFQLDLLCEPLAESTIQICRKVFQDAELEISEIKGVVLVGGATRMPLVRQKVREFFGQNGLCDIDPDRAVVLGAGLQAKALSYGSTSLLLDVTPLSLGLETMGEVVEKIIYRNSPIPASQSQEFTTYQDGQTQMKIHVLQGEGEKVSNCRSLAEFILENIPSLPAGRARIAVTFILDADGLLQVSAHEKTTGIQQMITVKPSYGLSEEDMLTLLRQEGTKSPDSKQ
- a CDS encoding Rrf2 family transcriptional regulator translates to MKLSTKGKYAVVAVVDLALHGRSTPIALGEIADRQKLPIQYLEQLFSKLRRCGLVKSTRGQSGGYKLALDPDQIQISDVLQAVEEAVQTTRCAPNSHKSCVGGSEKCLTHQLWQGLENQVMEYLQTVTVDDVCQRRLPVV
- a CDS encoding glycine C-acetyltransferase is translated as MIARLEQIVRHMSKKSLLSNLKQQTQTLHEQGLFKQEHAITSTQGTEISVHGYLHPLLNFCANNYLGLAGNPVVISKAKQSLDAFGYGLASVRFICGTQSPHQHLEKRLSQFSGLEDTILFPSCFAANLGLFQTLFEQSDAIISDALNHASLIDGIRLCKADRYLYANNDMSELEAQLQKTQHHRYRVIVTDGVFSMDGIIANLPDICDLAEAYDALVVVDDAHGVGAIGPDGKGTPAYYGIQDRVDIVTGTLGKALGGAIGGYISGKHEVVEWLRQRSRTYLFSNSLPPMVPEVTLKALEALETDPTLMQKLSNNSQQFRQGMTQLGFNLIPGAHPIVPVMIGDAVQAKQFADGLLEQGIYVISFSFPVVPQGEARIRVQLSAAHTQNQVERAIAGFGEVGRALGVID